Proteins encoded together in one Mobula birostris isolate sMobBir1 chromosome 9, sMobBir1.hap1, whole genome shotgun sequence window:
- the ints15 gene encoding integrator complex subunit 15 isoform X2 has translation MTDIRHSLLRRDALSAAKELLYHLDIFFNSQLQNVPGPLVDKSTIELVEEFIFQLPKERNTQPKGNKADENRLAMLGKLVSMAVAICRVPILECTALWLQRTHAVFCVKLAKVLVEDYCILVPGSVQTLKRIVHASPRFCCQLITAVTALYDLSTDDLIPPQDLLEMVVSWVYEDPRLTLITFLNSAANLPRGFLELTPLPGLIRWCVLAPLAYKKNCNASSAQSLVNGHTNKVCKEVESDGNKDFKILYSKLHLSVLQVLMILQGHLTEKNLYGRLELILFDHVERLVGDINKLVKELNPSNPVKEVELTLDRLAQALQVGIASGALLCARDDLRSICSALPHNNLLQLVLTGPVQQSSHTALPPGFYPHIHASPARYPMYSTHPVQTYMPGMAFSYRPIR, from the exons ATGACTGATATTCGCCATTCCCTTTTGAGGCGAGATGCTTTAAGTGCAGCAAAAGAACTCCTGTATCATTTGGACATTTTCTTCAACAGCCAGCTGCAGAATGTACCTGGTCCACTGGTTGACAAGTCCACCATTGAACTGGTGGAGGAATTTATTTTTCAGCTTCCAAAAGAACGTAACACACAGCCAAAA GGTAATAAAGCTGATGAAAATAGACTGGCTATGTTGGGAAAACTTGTATCCATGGCAGTAGCAATTTGTCGTGTTCCCATTTTGGAATGTACTGCATTATGGTTGCAG CGAACGCATGCGGTATTCTGTGTGAAACTTGCAAAGGTACTTGTTGAGGATTACTGCATATTGGTACCAGGATCTGTGCAGACATTAAAGCGAATTGTTCATGCCAGTCCACGATTTTGCTGTCAGCTGATCACTGCTGTCACTGCATTATATGACCTTTCAACAG ATGATCTGATTCCTCCTCAAGATTTACTGGAGATGGTTGTATCATGGGTATACGAAGATCCACGGTTGACACTTATTACATTTTTGAACAGTGCCGCTAACCTGCCCCGTGGATTTTTGGAACTAACACCACTTCCAGGCCTGATACGATGGTGTGTGCTTGCACCTTTGGCTTACAAAAAGAACTGTAACGCTTCTTCAGCACAATCCTTAGTGAATGGGCATACCAATAAAGTATGCAAGGAGGTTGAAAGTGATGGAAACAAGGACTTCAAAATCCTTTATTCAAAGTTGCATTTAAGTGTTCTTCAAGTTCTTATGATACTTCAAGGTCATTTAACAGAAAAAAACTTGTATGGACGATTAGAACTCATCTTGTTTGATCATGTAGAGCGGCTTGTTGGAGACATTAACAAATTAGTTAAAGAACTTAATCCTTCAAATCCTGTGAAGGAGGTTGAACTCACATTGGATAGATTAGCTCAAGCTCTACAAGTTGGTATTGCATCAGGAGCACTATTATGTGCAAGAG ATGACTTGCGATCCATCTGCTCTGCACTTCCACATAACAA CTTGCTTCAGTTGGTTTTGACTGGACCAGTACAACAGTCTTCACACACTGCATTGCCACCGGGATTCTATCCACATATACATGCATCACCCGCTCGATATCCCATGTACTCAACTCATCCAGTGCAGACATATATGCCGGGTATGGCTTTTTCATATAGACCAATCCGATGA
- the ints15 gene encoding integrator complex subunit 15 isoform X1, with translation MTDIRHSLLRRDALSAAKELLYHLDIFFNSQLQNVPGPLVDKSTIELVEEFIFQLPKERNTQPKRLSSLQELQLLEIMCSYFQEQSKDAVRQIIFSALFGPQGNKADENRLAMLGKLVSMAVAICRVPILECTALWLQRTHAVFCVKLAKVLVEDYCILVPGSVQTLKRIVHASPRFCCQLITAVTALYDLSTDDLIPPQDLLEMVVSWVYEDPRLTLITFLNSAANLPRGFLELTPLPGLIRWCVLAPLAYKKNCNASSAQSLVNGHTNKVCKEVESDGNKDFKILYSKLHLSVLQVLMILQGHLTEKNLYGRLELILFDHVERLVGDINKLVKELNPSNPVKEVELTLDRLAQALQVGIASGALLCARDDLRSICSALPHNNLLQLVLTGPVQQSSHTALPPGFYPHIHASPARYPMYSTHPVQTYMPGMAFSYRPIR, from the exons ATGACTGATATTCGCCATTCCCTTTTGAGGCGAGATGCTTTAAGTGCAGCAAAAGAACTCCTGTATCATTTGGACATTTTCTTCAACAGCCAGCTGCAGAATGTACCTGGTCCACTGGTTGACAAGTCCACCATTGAACTGGTGGAGGAATTTATTTTTCAGCTTCCAAAAGAACGTAACACACAGCCAAAA CGGTTAAGTTCATTACAGGAGCTACAATTGCTGGAGATCATGTGTAGTTACTTCCAAGAACAGAGTAAAGATGCAGTTCGACAGATCATCTTCTCTGCACTGTTTGGTCCTCAGGGTAATAAAGCTGATGAAAATAGACTGGCTATGTTGGGAAAACTTGTATCCATGGCAGTAGCAATTTGTCGTGTTCCCATTTTGGAATGTACTGCATTATGGTTGCAG CGAACGCATGCGGTATTCTGTGTGAAACTTGCAAAGGTACTTGTTGAGGATTACTGCATATTGGTACCAGGATCTGTGCAGACATTAAAGCGAATTGTTCATGCCAGTCCACGATTTTGCTGTCAGCTGATCACTGCTGTCACTGCATTATATGACCTTTCAACAG ATGATCTGATTCCTCCTCAAGATTTACTGGAGATGGTTGTATCATGGGTATACGAAGATCCACGGTTGACACTTATTACATTTTTGAACAGTGCCGCTAACCTGCCCCGTGGATTTTTGGAACTAACACCACTTCCAGGCCTGATACGATGGTGTGTGCTTGCACCTTTGGCTTACAAAAAGAACTGTAACGCTTCTTCAGCACAATCCTTAGTGAATGGGCATACCAATAAAGTATGCAAGGAGGTTGAAAGTGATGGAAACAAGGACTTCAAAATCCTTTATTCAAAGTTGCATTTAAGTGTTCTTCAAGTTCTTATGATACTTCAAGGTCATTTAACAGAAAAAAACTTGTATGGACGATTAGAACTCATCTTGTTTGATCATGTAGAGCGGCTTGTTGGAGACATTAACAAATTAGTTAAAGAACTTAATCCTTCAAATCCTGTGAAGGAGGTTGAACTCACATTGGATAGATTAGCTCAAGCTCTACAAGTTGGTATTGCATCAGGAGCACTATTATGTGCAAGAG ATGACTTGCGATCCATCTGCTCTGCACTTCCACATAACAA CTTGCTTCAGTTGGTTTTGACTGGACCAGTACAACAGTCTTCACACACTGCATTGCCACCGGGATTCTATCCACATATACATGCATCACCCGCTCGATATCCCATGTACTCAACTCATCCAGTGCAGACATATATGCCGGGTATGGCTTTTTCATATAGACCAATCCGATGA